ATACATTTTGTCCACCCACTTGCGGTTTTCATGTGACTTTTCCTCTACCGGGGTGTAGGTATAGTCATAAACTGTTGGATCATAGCGATATGGCTCTTTCATCGACTTACCTGGCTTGAATTTGCCGATTACATTGATGTACTGAAGTGGTCTTCCCAATGTTGACTCTGCGATCATCCAGCGACGTGCGTCATGGTAGCGATGCTCCTCGTAAGCCATTTCAATTCGTTTTTCATGACGGTAAGCATCTTTCAAAGCGGCTCCCGTTACTTTCAACGCAGGCATACCGGCGCGGAAGCGGATCTTGTTCAGCCATTCCAGCGCAACCGCATCCTGGCCCAGTTCGATACTTGCTTCTATGTAATTGAACACGTTTTCAGTCACCCGAATAAATGGCCAGGGAATGTTCTGACGGTCGGTATTGTCGTAAAGACCTGGATTCGGATCGATGAACTTACGCATGTAATATCCGGTGCGGCTACCGTTCCAGTCTTCGATTGAGCTGCTTCTGGTATCCAATCCTTTGCGGTTGATCAATGCACCTTTGTCATCAAGCAGGTCATAAGCACCGGTTTGAATTTGGTTAGCAGGATCTTTCGCATCGGAAGGACGAGGTTTCCAGGGTGCACCATCGTACATAATGGTTGCATACAGACGAGGATCACGGTTGGCATAAGGATTTGCTTTGTGAACTGGGTTTGTCCACGCAAACGGGGTTCCGTCCATCATTTGATAGTCATCCACCAAAAGGCCGATCGGTGTATTACCCGCCCAGTTATGGTATCCGTTCGGACCGTTGTTAAGACCCGTCTGACGCGCACCCTCGTTCATACTTGCCGAAAAGTAGCGCCCGAAAACGATTTCACTGGCAGCGCTTCCGTCGAGTGACTTGTCTGCACTCGCACCCGCCATTGCCATAGAGATGTAGTTCAGCTTACCTTGTTCCGGAGTTGCCGGGGCTGTCAGGTTCAGCTTGAAACCGGCGCCGACAGTCGCGTCGAGCGCTGCTTTCGCTGCCGTCTGAGCAGCCTGCCAGCGCGCCTTGCGGTCGCCGGAAGTATAGCCCAGAAACTCGGGTTTGGCAAAGTCTGCAATCACACTCGACTTCGCTTTGGCAGTTGGGATATCGTGCAGGTCGCTTGCAGCGTAAAGAAGCACGCGGGCTTTCAGCGAAAGCGCGGCAGCTTTGGTTGCGCGGCCTTTTGCCATCGCTTTTCCGTCAAGAAGCAATGCGGCACTATCACAGTCATTCACGATCTGCTTGATACATTCATCGAACGTAGCGCGCTCGACTGAATAATCTTCATTCAGCTTGTATACTTTGCTGATGATAGGTACTGAACCATAGTAACGCACCAGCTGCTGGTAATAGTAAGCTCTCAGGAAGTATGCCTCTCCCATCAATCTCGCTTTCAGCACTTCGTCGGTGAAAGTGGCAATTGGCAGGTTGTTCAGGGCGATATTCGCATTCCGGATCTGCGTGTACATCTGGCCCCATCCATACGTTGCGTCAACCCAGCCCAGGTTAGAAGGACTCAAACTACCTTCCGTGATTGTATTGATGTTACG
This Dyadobacter sp. UC 10 DNA region includes the following protein-coding sequences:
- a CDS encoding RagB/SusD family nutrient uptake outer membrane protein; amino-acid sequence: MKLRYKSLLLITLLGGGLSSCDTDFLDVTPPTEIPTEEVWKEGALAEGFVTGGYQGLQQGGFSEQMLASLTDEAVFTHTGRNINTITEGSLSPSNLGWVDATYGWGQMYTQIRNANIALNNLPIATFTDEVLKARLMGEAYFLRAYYYQQLVRYYGSVPIISKVYKLNEDYSVERATFDECIKQIVNDCDSAALLLDGKAMAKGRATKAAALSLKARVLLYAASDLHDIPTAKAKSSVIADFAKPEFLGYTSGDRKARWQAAQTAAKAALDATVGAGFKLNLTAPATPEQGKLNYISMAMAGASADKSLDGSAASEIVFGRYFSASMNEGARQTGLNNGPNGYHNWAGNTPIGLLVDDYQMMDGTPFAWTNPVHKANPYANRDPRLYATIMYDGAPWKPRPSDAKDPANQIQTGAYDLLDDKGALINRKGLDTRSSSIEDWNGSRTGYYMRKFIDPNPGLYDNTDRQNIPWPFIRVTENVFNYIEASIELGQDAVALEWLNKIRFRAGMPALKVTGAALKDAYRHEKRIEMAYEEHRYHDARRWMIAESTLGRPLQYINVIGKFKPGKSMKEPYRYDPTVYDYTYTPVEEKSHENRKWVDKMYFRPFSRDEINRNASLLQNPGYDK